ttttctttcacCTATTAGCTCTCCTTGTTTGGAGTTTGGATTTTTGTGTTGTGCCAGTTATTTCTGATTTCTCTTTTGCTTGTGTGAGTATGTAGTCAAGGATTGACGATGTTCACAGGCAGTAATTGTAGTGTGGTGTTTGCCTATGGTTTCTAGCAATTCTGATGATTTTTGCTCCATTtgttttctttccatgaatcaCTCTTTCCAGCAATGGTTTGTCTGTGTTGTTCAAGGGTTCATAAGTAGTGTTTGGTTGCAAGGGCAAGATGTTTGGGATATCTCTAACTTGGATTTGAGGGAACTGTTGGAATATTAAATTACTAATTATCCCGTTAGTTAGGTTTCATTTTACATTATATTGATGATTAAATTTAGTTAACTTTGTCATTTTCATAATCCTTATTTTCCTATAAAAACCCATTCACTATATCAAaatatcaatacatttttttctctattctTCTACAGATTTCTATGTACCGTTCtgtgtttttaactttattcatATAGATGTCACCACCAAATGTAGAGGATAGGTGGCCTCATTCTTGTCTCACACTCTTATATGGAATTGGCCATTATAGAATGTGTTTAATTGGCTGTTTTTTCCATTGTTATGTGAGTTGCTACTTTATTAAGAATGGTTATTTTGGGTGGATATTCTTGTCAAtgaattttgtgtatttaaagcCTCTCTATAGTTGATTTGATCACGTTATTCACTATGCTTTATTGCATTTGTGCTGAGTTTTTTTGTTACATGTTTTGGAAAGGATAACCATGTACCAgaaattcaaacttaaaaagcagcaatatgatattttttagaaatggcATGTGGCAAACTTCTTAATACATTTAAGTGGATAGACTGCTGTGTACTTGTTAATTTGAAGAAATCCAACCATAAGCATTATAccaagagaaaaaaatacatcTTAAGGGATTTCACATGAATAAATGATCCTTAAGTTAATTGGAGTTTGCTGCTTATACATGTTAGATATTTATTGTTGTCTCCTTCTGAAAACATTtagaattttgttttttgtaTGAAATGAGAAACAACTAATAGATTTAAGTATACGAATGACTCTTTCTAAGAGACAAAATTAAGTTTTAGAATAATGAATTTTTTCTAAGGGGGTGCTCCTACTACATTACGAGTCAAGTAAGTTATCGAATTAAGCCAgattttatagtttaattttttagcttaatttgaattgaattgaatctGAATCATAAAGTGATATTTAGTAAAATGAACTTAATAATTAGCATTTCATTATTTAGATTAAGTGATAAGTTGTGTTATCTAAATACTAGTTTGTATTATAGAATTTTTGTATCCACATGTTTTCAAATGGGGTCTGTCCTATTTCATGATTGTACCCAGAGCATATTGTgttagtataaaaaaattgttttcagCTTTCTAAGATCCACAGAATGTATTGGAGATTGTTTgtgtttataattttagaaaaaggGAAGGCTATAAAAACAATGTATATCCATTTTCTTAATTGTAGGCGACATTCATGGGCAATATAGCGATCTTCTTAGGCTTTTTGAGTATGGCGGTTTTCCTCCTGAAGCAAATTACTTGTTCTTAGGCGATTATGTTGACCGTGGAAAGCAGAGTCTGGAGACAATATGCCTTCTGCTTgcgtataaaataaaatatcctGAAAATTTCTTTCTCTTGAGGGGTAATCACGAATGTGCTTCGATTAACAGGATATACGGGTTTTACGACGAATGTAAACGCCGATTCAATGTGAGACTTTGGAAGGTCTTCACAGAATGTTTTAACTGTCTACCTGTAGCAGCACTGATCGACGACAAAATATTGTGTATGCATGGCGGTCTTTCACCTGATATTACAAATTTAGATCAAATAAGAAACTTACCTCGACCAACAGATGTCCCGGATTCAGGTTTGCTTTGTGATCTACTATGGTCTGATCCTAGTAGAGAGGTTAAAGGTTGGGGAATGAATGATAGAGGTGTGTCGTATACTTTTGGTGCTGATAAGGTTGCGGAATTCTTGATGCAACATGATATGGATCTTGTTTGTCGTGCACATCAGGTTATAAtttgaaaacacattttttttctcttttgttttaaCAAATGGGCTCGACCGGCCCTTGTAAAGATTTTGATTTTCTGGAGAACTTAACTAGTAgctttttgtttctttatataCGGGTTTGTCAGGTGGTGGAGGATGGGTATGAATTTTTTGCTGACAGGCAGCTGGTTACCATATTCTCGGCCCCCAATTACTGCGGGGAGTTTGACAATGCGGGTGCGTTGATGAGTGTGGATGAAAGCTTGATGTGCTCCTTCCAAATTCTGAAACCAGCTGACAAAAAGATTAGATTTTTATGAAGAAGTAATGGTAAGTCTTTCTGGTCCTTAGTTGATTAAAAGGGAGGAGTGCAAGggatttatgtattttatttacttttggGAGCTAAGAGCAACTTCATTCATGTCCACAAATGCTGGAAAAATGATTTCCCATCCTACTACTGCTCTGCTATTTAttatgtctttttttttcatactCTCATTTGTGTGTCGGCCACAGCAGCAGCAGATGAATATATTCATTCTGTTTTGTTAAATGCTTATTAGACTTTAATTAATTTGCGGTTTATGAAACTTGTGTTTTCAATTTTGGTCGAAATTATGTATAAACATCATGACATGGGTAGTTTTAGCGATGTTGTTGAATGTTGTTCTTGATGGTAAAGGGGATCAATGCAACTGTCTGTGATTTGTTTAGATGGAGGGATTTGGATTCGAGTAATTAGTCATTGCTATACTCTTTTTGACAAGGATGTGACACTTGAGTTTATTTGAGATCCTGACTAAAATTTCGTATTATGGTGTGATTCTTACCAATGGCGTTTGTATGATGAATGATATTAGCTAGTTGATGTCGTTTGTGTTGTAACGATGTGGAATTGGCTTCCCTTCTCAGGTTGTGTTGGTATCGTGAGTCTCTTGTGAAGTATCGATATTTGTTGGGTGATGTCAGGACCATAAACGGATGCtagtttagatttttttttaacaattttaaccTAAACAAATATCATTACTCTTACCCTTATcaataatcaaatcatttaattccttaattaaaataaatcattttttcaaaattattaatgatcatcattgtttaaataattcatataaaataaccTTTAAAAAGGTTTCAACAGTGTTATTTGTGTCATTTTAACAAAAGTATTTAGATTAACAATacaaaaatgttattaaataataggTTTTGGTCTACTAAATTCTgtcaatattaaattttgataaacaatatttttcatttaagacTTTAGTACAATAATAAAGCTTAGGCTTGTGTTTGAAAGGAGTCTTGATAGTAAGATTCAAAGTAAATGGATATTCAagttgtaataaaatattatactttaatgtctaatattttttgaaaaatttacaaaaaaaaattgttttcaaattgGCCCAATTGTGGTTATTCATTATCATTAACATTTTGCTGATCATTAACAAAAAGTAGATttcaattttaagtttattcattctaatttaaatggtattatataaaaataaataaatgtatataccaccttaataatttattgatcATGATCATCACTACACaataattatcttattattCGTACAAAATTACTTGGACAagatttcttttataattaattatataatacgAAATTCATCATTATTTTGATCTATGTAATTAAAGTTCTTATTCTTGTTTCATAACAACatgaataaaaacaataataatgacttgagtttatttctaatatCAATATCCCAAATGTAAAATTCAAAATGACACTAACAttctataagaaaaaaaaacatgaaaatgtgaTATCGAATGAAAGATGAATCTTGCAAACGACAATAGTACTAGCTAATTGAGATCATCATTTAGCTCGATTCCATTTTTCTGATTCTCGATTCCATTCTGATTATCATCGTTGTTCGCATCATCTTGATGAATCCTGATTCTCACATTGTTGTTGTTGGGATTAATGGCCACAAAAAAGAAAAGCTCGACGAAATAGGCaaataaatgagaaaacatTTTGATTATCATCATGACATTGATTATTGAGGCGATTTTCTGTATACTTGTAGAATTCTCGGGAAGATAATGGATGAACGACGTGAGAGCTACTGTAATCCCCGCCATGAAAGTGATCGATAAGATAATAAATTGATGTACGAAAGCCAATAATTATTGTATAGGGTTATCAGGTTCGATATCTACAAATAATTCGTTTCTAGGGATACCAGGATCGACATCTTCCATTTTTGTATCTTGcttatcaatatttatttgatttcacaataatgaattaattaaaagaatgaacaataaactattatatatctttaaattctgttttgtttttgttgaaagcagttttgttttgtttagtaGATCATTCCAGTAAATTTTCAAGATGCATGGTTTAGTTATATTgcaaggccttgtttgattttggattcattatttgaataataaaaatttcttatttcatataaaacaattttatcgGGATAagatcattataatatataaagtaagttattttcagtgacttaaattatatattatttcaaaaaattaagaCATAATTAAACCTATAGTATTTTCCATATGCAAATGCGATTAGGGTCGGCACTGGGTAAGCCCGACAAGCCTGTGGGCTAAGGTagttattaagaaaataatatgattttatttaaatttattagtttatttttaacatattatgtGTAGCATAGTGGTTTAAGatgaaaaaaagttattttttattggttatgggttcaaatctaaaaaaaaatcattcttttaacattacaatatttttgtcaaatgactcaaatgtaaaaatattaattactattttttttttttttataaaaaaaggcAATTGCTTATATAGGTATTTTGTgtcaatcatttaaaaatttaaaatattatttttaataatagtttaaattattttatgaaatgaaaatacATATTTGTGTTTGGAtaaaaaatttttattaatttagattaaataatattataatatatatatatatatattatcaaatttaattaatgtcTTCACTCTCCTTGTTTGATTTTACTAATTTGAGTACTTGTTGTGTCTcatgaattttgaaattttagtaTGAAAAGAAAGCTGAAAGATTGAAGGAATAACTTGTTATAATCCAAATAAGTGTTAAGAAATTGAGAGTTCTATAAAGAgcacaataaaataaattacaattagGGTTGTAATGTAGAGTGAGCACAACAATAAATTTTCAATCTGACATCCTTTTTGTTTTTCCAAGTTCAACAACAAATTGTAACACAAAGCTTTGGTACGAGTAGATGCAtgacaaattataataaataaataaaaagaaaccaATAATCTAACCATATATATGAGTctctcaataataataaaaaaagattattgatTGACATTAATGAATTTTGAATCAgtataaactaatattattattatattctccCAATCACTACTATAATATCACAAAATGTTATCGGTAATAATCTATGtcaataaattgagataaacattAATTGTGATATTCAAAAAGATGATGTGATCTTCACTTAATCTTAAATATTCCCGTTCTGAATATGTATTCGTCGAATGTGAGATTAAATTTTTCAACTCTCTATCTATAACCTTTGAGTATTCTTGAAATTGAACAAAACTTATACCTTATAATTTTTCAACTCTCTATTTATAACCTCTTAAGTATTTATTGAATTTGAACAAAACTTATACCTTATAGtctaacattatttatatatgaattaagaACTTAACTGTAATATACTCATCTATGATGGTCAAGAAACTCTACCATAATCAACATGAGTGTAAAGCCCTTAGATGATGGGAGATATTGTAATGTTaacaaacaatatatattttacttttggATCCTGTACTCAAATTAAGGAGGCATAATCTATTTTGTGAAAATGTTATCTCTACAACTGCAATGGAGGACAAGCATACAATGAAGAAGCACCAACTCCCCGGAATAAGTCAGACGTGAATTAGTCATTCATCACGACGGAAAGAATGCATCCTCCTCAGTCGCAGCCACTTCATAAACCCGGTCGTGACGACAAGCATGATTTGGAAAAGAAATTTCCTCAGCTACGACCTGGAAAAGGGGAAAGACCGCCTCATCCGCTCGACTATCGGATAATAGATTGCATTCCGAACATGAAGTCTCTAGAGGAAGAGAGCACAACACACTACTACAAAATTCTTTACACTTAAACcaataacaaacaaacaaaaaaatgaaacaacatTCTCTATACTTTTAGAAAATTCACATTGtaaaattatgtaataaatttttttatgacataacaaaatgtaaaaaaaacaatgaagaaaaatatatgtaaatataggGTGGGATGTTCAATAAAAGACCCTAAATTTGATTATACAGAATGATATTTTGGTCAATTTGGTCTTCATTGCACAGTTAAAGAATGGTCTTGTTTCATTTTTATGAGACTGCTCTCAATGTTCCTTAGTACTGGTTTATATCtgcaatacaaaaataatttaccATTCAAAGAAACCATATAGACTTTCATTTGTCCAAACAAAGTAGATTTTGTCAACTTACAGTCGGGCTAGACCATCGTATGCCTGTTTCGCTTGTCGAAGATGCGCAGAAAGCTGCAATACTTCACCAGCTAAACCATCTGCTCTTCCCTGTTCTTTAGCAAGTTGACCCTGCGCcagataaataaattttaaaacacaaaatcttaagagaaaaataaatggtATGATCTGATCTGATGATTACAAACAGACCCTCAAAGAAAGAACTTCATCTGGGTAAGATTGAAAATCAGTTCCATTTGAGTTTCCTCCTTTATTAGCTGTTTCTAACATGTCTTTCTTGATTTCCATATTTGTTGCTTGTTCTGTTCTCAACTTATCTAACATTCCTCGGAGCTCCTTATTCTGCTCAAGACAGTCTTTTACCTGCACAAATCATACTACTGATCTTAGCCAAAAAGAAATATACTAATTAGCCAATTTGGTAGTTAATTTGCTACTAAGCTTATTCGCTAAATCACTCCGGTGGTACAGAGAGAAAAGAATAAAGATCGCTAAGActgtttgattcaacttatttgCTCAAGCTACTGTAGCAGATTATTTGTGGAggataagctgaatcaaacgaGCACATATGGGTTATGTGACAATCAACACTCTACTCATTAATCACATCATTGAAATCAACAACCAAAATGCctcattttaagaaaaaataaaaaatattctagATTTATAGTAATGTCTTTTGACCCAACTAACATCAAATCACCTTAAATAACCTGATATtcaataacctacatcaaacaaggttatttggaaatgaccttatatcaaacaaggccttagtacTTAACAATACCTGACTTTCCCACTGTGCTACAGCTCCCATGGCCTCTTGATATGAAGATGAGAGACTAGAGTTCTCCTCAAAAAGTCTCTCTATCTCTGAAGATTGAGAATCAATCTGTCAATAGAACTAAAAAGGTTATATGCATTCAATGGAAGTTAAACAAGTTTGAGAAACATGAATTTATTTACCTCCATTAGAAGCTTCTGTCTGCTACTCTCCAATTTCTCAATCACTACAGCCATATCATGCAACTGTTTGTCAAGCCTCTCTTTGTCTTCCTGAGTACAAAACACTCATTATAAGACCTCGAGATAATTACGAAATCAGTTCCATCGAATTCAAGAAGTTTCAGTCAAGTTACTTATGCACATTGTTTACCTGAGTAGAGTAGTGATGATCCTTTCTTtagtttttaacttgttttggAAACTAGATTCTAGAATTAATCTAAAATTACCTTcatgaaaaaattattgtttgttataatttgatttatttcattttttacatCCAAAGTAacgtattattcataatattcatttactgTTTAAATTATAACATCGTGAAACTATGTAAAAATCTAGATAATCAATCTCAACTCAAACAAAGCCTTTCTTTAGTAGTGATGATCCTTTCTTtagtttttaacttgttttggAAACTAGATTCTAGAATTAATCTAAAATTACCTTcatgaaaaaattattgtttgttttaatttgatttatttcattttttacatCCAAAGTAacgtattattcataatattcatttactgTTTAAATTATAACATCGTGAAACTATGTAAAAATCTAGATAATCAATCTCAACTCAAACAAAGCCTTagtattaaaattgttttactCACCAAGGAAAATGGCTTCTTTGCAGCCTTATCTGAAGGCTCCTCCTCTGTATTCACAAAGATAGATATTCATCATTCAAGGAGGCAAAGGATAAAAAAGGCGAACATAGTAAGAAATTATCAAAAGGAAGGTCCTTATAACATGAACTTGAATGtgaaaattaagataaaaaataaaactataatcaACAGATTAcacaaacaataaaataataaaacttcaaAACTTGTTATTTGCTCcatgacatcatttttcttttttgagaTTGTTTAATTGGTTAAGATATGAGACAGATCCCACATAAACAAGAGATTCTTGGGGTTTAATAGCCTTGGCATTCCAACTACAACAGCTAGCATTTGAGGTATTGTTCTCTACAGACTATGTTTAGTTTGAGGCGGAATAGGAATCGAGGGCCCAAATCCTATTTCGTTGTTTGTTGAGAGTATGGTGAAATtgggatttaaataaatacagtTTCTTCAATCCCAAATCCATTCTTCACTCcttattagaattaaaattctactgtttttttttctttcaaaaatagGATTTAAATTATATCCGAttctaattcttaaaaaatatcgaGGAACCAAAGAGTTCTCAGGAAAATAATAAGCTATGGATTCTCTTACAATTCGAACCGCAATGGcataacattatataataatgtatttttggGTAAAACTACATCACAAATATGCAatcaatttatcaataaaaaactGAGCATGCATATGAGATTATCCATTCT
This is a stretch of genomic DNA from Impatiens glandulifera chromosome 4, dImpGla2.1, whole genome shotgun sequence. It encodes these proteins:
- the LOC124934277 gene encoding serine/threonine-protein phosphatase PP1 isozyme 2 gives rise to the protein MAQNGQVIDPAVLDDIINRLLEFRQARTVRQVQLSEAEIRQLCTASREIFLQQPNLLELEAPIKICGDIHGQYSDLLRLFEYGGFPPEANYLFLGDYVDRGKQSLETICLLLAYKIKYPENFFLLRGNHECASINRIYGFYDECKRRFNVRLWKVFTECFNCLPVAALIDDKILCMHGGLSPDITNLDQIRNLPRPTDVPDSGLLCDLLWSDPSREVKGWGMNDRGVSYTFGADKVAEFLMQHDMDLVCRAHQVVEDGYEFFADRQLVTIFSAPNYCGEFDNAGALMSVDESLMCSFQILKPADKKIRFL